A stretch of Vigna angularis cultivar LongXiaoDou No.4 chromosome 4, ASM1680809v1, whole genome shotgun sequence DNA encodes these proteins:
- the LOC108330547 gene encoding beta-galactosidase 13: MEHTNNTMARTLFLMALVSTIVVVTQGRGHHKGGYGRHMTAQNVTYDGKSMFINGRRELLFSGSIHYPRSTPDMWPVLLDNARRGGINVIQTYVFWNAHEPIQGQFNFEGNYDLVKFIKLVQEFGMFVTLRVGPFIQAEWNHGGLPYWLREVPDIIFRSDNEPYKQHMQAFVTKIVQMMKDEKLFAPQGGPIILAQIENEYNHIQLAYEEKGVSYVQWAANMAVALDVGVPWVMCKQRDAPDPVINACNGRHCGDTFSGPNKPYKPAIWTENWTAQYRVHGDPPSQRSAEDIAFSIARFFSKGGNLVNYYMYHGGTNFGRTSSAFTTTRYYDEAPLDEYGLQREPKWSHLRDVHKAVLLCRKAILGGDPNVEKLNEFHEIRTFEKLGTNLCAAFITNNHTTDAATINFRGTNYFLPAHSISVLPDCKTLVYNTQSIVSQHNSRNYERSPIANNFQWEMFNEAIPTTKKMDMYQNIPAELYSLLKDTTDYAWYTTSFELAPEDLPIKPGVLPILRIMSLGHTMVAFVNGDLVGSAHGTHEEKSFDFQRPVQLRVGTNYISILAGTVGLPDSGAYMEHRYAGPKSISIIALNTGTRDITTNMWGHRVGLRGEGMKVFSDEGSLKAKWKPLSPVPRPLSWYRTRFVTPEGTGPVAIRMTGMGKGMMWINGKNIGRHWMSFLSPLGKPTQSEFHIPRSFLNPQDNLLVIFEEEPLAPVQVEILNVNRDTICSFIVENDPANVNSWVSRRGNFHSIVPYIGPQASLMCAPGKKIMTVEFASFGNPSGYCGEYILGTCNVVATKQIVEQECLGKETCSVALNRAVFNQNAADPCPEILVKTLAIQVRCS, from the exons ATGGAACACACCAATAACACCATGGCTCGCACCCTTTTTCTCATGGCCTTGGTTTCCACTATTGTGGTTGTAACACAAGGACGTGGTCACCATAAAGGCGGGTATGGTCGTCACATGACTGCTCAGAATGTCACTTATGATGGCAAATCAATGTTCATTAACGGAAGGCGTGAGCTGCTATTTTCAGGTTCCATCCATTATCCACGAAGCACACCAGAT ATGTGGCCTGTCCTTCTTGATAATGCAAGACGTGGAGGTATAAATGTCATCCAAACCTACGTGTTTTGGAATGCTCATGAGCCCATACAAGGACAG TTCAACTTTGAAGGTAATTACGACTTGGTGAAGTTTATTAAGCTTGTTCAAGAGTTTGGAATGTTTGTCACTCTTAGGGTTGGACCCTTCATCCAAGCCGAGTGGAACCACGG AGGACTTCCATATTGGCTTAGAGAGGTTCCTGACATCATATTCCGCTCTGATAATGAGCCTTATAAG CAACACATGCAAGCCTTCGTGACAAAGATTGTACAAATGATGAAAGATGAGAAGCTCTTTGCTCCTCAAGGAGGCCCCATCATCTTAGCTCAG ATTGAGAATGAGTACAACCATATTCAACTTGCATACGAGGAGAAGGGAGTCAGTTATGTCCAATGGGCTGCAAACATGGCAGTAGCATTGGATGTTGGAGTTCCATGGGTCATGTGCAAGCAAAGAGATGCACCTGATCCAGTG ATCAATGCTTGTAATGGAAGACATTGCGGTGATACATTCTCAGGACCAAACAAACCATACAAACCAGCCATATGGACAGAGAACTGGACCGCTCA GTACAGAGTACATGGAGATCCACCATCCCAAAGATCCGCAGAAGATATTGCCTTTTCAATTGCTCGATTTTTCTCTAAGGGTGGAAACTTAGTCAACTACTATATG TACCACGGAGGAACGAACTTTGGTAGAACCAGTTCTGCCTTTACCACAACTCGTTATTATGATGAGGCACCTCTTGATGAATACGGTTTACAAAGAGAGCCAAAATGGAGTCATTTGAGAGATGTGCATAAAGCTGTGCTCCTTTGCCGGAAAGCTATCCTTGGTGGCGATCCCAATGTAGAAAAGTTGAACGAATTTCATGAG ATTAGAACCTTTGAGAAGCTTGGAACAAATTTGTGTGCTGCTTTCATCACTAACAACCACACAACAGATGCAGCCACTATTAACTTCAGGGGCACTAACTACTTTTTGCCTGCACATTCCATTAGTGTCCTCCCTGATTGCAAGACTTTAGTCTACAACACACAAAGT ATTGTTTCACAACATAATTCGAGGAACTATGAGAGGTCTCCCATTGCAAACAATTTCCAATGGGAGATGTTCAACGAGGCCATCCCAACAACTAAAAAAATGGATATGTACCAAAATATTCCAGCAGAGCTTTACAGTTTGCTCAAGGACACTACTGATTATGCTTGGTACACCACTAG CTTTGAGTTGGCTCCAGAAGACTTGCCAATAAAGCCTGGAGTTCTCCCAATTCTTCGTATTATGAGTCTCGGACACACAATGGTTGCATTTGTAAATGGAGACCTTGTTG GAAGTGCTCATGGAACTCATGAAGAAAAATCTTTTGATTTTCAACGACCAGTTCAACTTAGAGTTGGAACCAACTATATTTCCATCCTGGCTGGCACAGTTGGATTACCT GATAGTGGAGCTTACATGGAACATAGATACGCAGGACCCAAGTCCATATCCATCATCGCTCTCAACACAGGAACACGTGATATCACTACCAATATGTGGGGTCATCGG gtTGGTCTAAGGGGTGAAGGCATGAAAGTTTTCAGTGATGAAGGATCATTAAAGGCAAAATGGAAGCCACTCAGTCCAGTCCCACGCCCACTCTCCTGGTATAGG ACAAGATTTGTCACCCCAGAGGGAACAGGTCCAGTTGCCATCAGGATGACTGGAATGGGCAAAGGAATGATGTGGATCAATGGTAAAAACATTGGTCGCCACTGGATGAGTTTCCTTTCCCCACTTGGAAAGCCCACACAATCAGA GTTCCACATCCCAAGATCTTTCCTCAACCCACAAGACAACTTGCTTGTTATATTTGAAGAGGAACCATTAGCTCCAGTACAGGTTGAGATCTTGAACGTGAATAGAGACACAATTTGCAGTTTTATTGTAGAGAACGACCCTGCTAATGTGAATTCATGGGTCTCTAGAAGAGGAAATTTTCACTCTATTGTTCCATACATTGGACCCCAAGCCTCACTAATGTGTGCACCTGGGAAAAAGATTATGACCGTTGAGTTTGCTAGCTTTGGCAATCCAAGTGGTTATTGTGGAGAGTATATTTTAGGAACTTGCAATGTTGTTGCTACTAAGCAAATCGTGGAGCAAGAATGCTTAGGCAAAGAAACTTGCTCGGTTGCATTAAATCGTGCAGTGTTCAACCAAAATGCTGCTGATCCATGCCCAGAAATATTGGTGAAAACCCTTGCAATCCAAGTGAGGTGTTCTTAA
- the LOC108330885 gene encoding uncharacterized protein LOC108330885 produces MCRRGRALVTMASHEDDLDLLLSLQDRVPDTPPASPTPGYLSDDESLNQRDKPDMSVFKNAVQDCLPYDPPKALKPTNKPVTNDSQLEKFSGLRIKNQLLTHAELKEQFSDIRFVRLSVIKNSLIGDSFSGNWATVGVLTEKGSQKTSSTGKSFSIWKIGCLDECTISLFLFGDAYQRNMQEQAGTVFALFNCAVRKDSAGNGFSLSIYSPRQIVKMGTSVDYGVCKGKRTDGIACTLVINKRHGTYCKYHKSKASEKYSTMRSELMGGNLRTAFRPKSRDYLKSEGIYLVDPLADKTNSKNSRPVKLLSADGLRKALSNAGKVTTTPHSQGIRFLSQLAAMTNPKAKDKGSKIPHEQKCTEKRKSSFPNVGSSSVIGNRQLDGKRIKSDDQVLAAKTSKPTEKMIELDFVSSDEDF; encoded by the exons ATGTGTCGCAGAGGCAGAGCATTAGTCACCATGGCGAGCCACGAAGACGACCTCGatctccttctctctcttcaaGACAGAGTTCCCGACACTCCTCCTGCTTCTCCCACACCAG GTTACCTTTCCGATGACGAATCGCTCAACCAAAGGGACAAACCTGACATGTCCGTATTCAAAAACGCCGTTCAAGATTGTCTTCCCTATGACCCCCCAAAAGCGCTCAAACCAACTAACAAACCTGTTACTAACGATTCCCAGCTTGAAAAGTTTTCAGGCCTTCGCATTAA GAACCAATTGTTAACTCATGCGGAGTTGAAGGAACAATTTTCAGACATTCGCTTTGTTCGGTTATCTGTTATCAA GAATTCGTTGATTGGAGATAGTTTCTCTGGAAATTGGGCCACTGTTGGTGTTTTGACTGAGAAGGGGAGTCAGAAGACAAGTTCAACGGGGAAAAGCTTTTCTATATGGAAAATTGGGTGTCTGGATGAATGTACcatttctcttttcttgttcGGAGATGCTTATCAGAGGAACATGCAAGAGCAAGCGGGAACGGTCTTTGCACTGTTTAACTGTGCTGTTCGCAAGGATAGTGCG GGCAATGGTTTTTCTTTGAGTATATACTCCCCTAGACAAATTGTGAAGATGGGCACCTCTGTTGATTATGGGGTTTGCAAAGGGAAGCGAACAGATGGGATTGCTTGTACGCTGGTCATAAATAA acGTCATGGGACATATTGCAAATATCATAAATCA AAAGCATCAGAGAAATATTCCACGATGCGAAGTGAACTCATGGGAGG AAACTTAAGAACAGCGTTTAGGCCTAAGTCTAGGGATTACCTCAAATCAGAAGGAATTTACTTAGTTGACCCCCTTGCTGACAAAACAAACTCGAAGAATTCTCGGCCAGTGAAACTATTGTCCGCGGATGGTCTCAGAAAGGCATTGAG CAATGCAGGAAAAGTAACAACAACTCCTCATTCTCAAGGGATCAGGTTTCTTTCTCAGCTTGCAG CCATGACGAATCCGAAAGCGAAGGATAAAGGATCAAAGATTCCACATGAACAAAAATGTACGGAGAAGAG gAAATCATCCTTTCCGAATGTGGGATCTTCTTCAGTCATAGGAAACCGACAGTTGGatggaaaaagaataaaatcagATGACCAGGTTTTGGCTGCTAAAACTTCAAAGCCTACTGAAAAGATGATTGAATTAGACTTTGTAAGCTCGGACGAAGACTTCTAA